The genomic stretch tgttgctaatttgctcaagttttaaagggttaaactctaAATGGACACTGAACTCTGGTTGAGTCGTCTAAAGTCGGCACCTGGTGAGCTCCGGTCAGACAGTCGATCTCCACCTCCGAGCACGCCACGCCGTAGCTGAAGTAGTGGAACGCTCGGCCCGAGTTTGACTCAAAGTCATAACCCAGATCTGGAGTCCTGAGAGACAAGAGCGAGACAGTGAGACTTTGTCCTCTGAGAGACAGCAGGAGACAGTGAGACGGCGTCCTCTGGCTCTGTCCTGGACTTTGACTCTCTCAGTGACTCACCTGTAGAAGCCGTTGGCACTGAGGTTGACTCTGTCCAGGTACGCTGCTTTGacctgaaacacagacagacacgtCCTGAGTAAGACGTCCACAGCTGAGTGAGTGAAGACAGCGGGACATGGACTTCTGATGGACACAGTGGACAAACAGTAGAAATCTATGACCGCAAGAAGAAAGTCCCATTATGCTCCTGCTCACCCAGTCCTCCCATGATCCTTTGGGGTTCTTGATCCTGTACGGCTGCAGACGGTTGGCGAGGACCTCGCAGGCGTTCTGCACGGCGGCTCCGTTGAGGTCGGAGGAGGCGGAGGCGGCAGTGGGGCTGGTGTTGGGGACCGTGCTGGTGCTGGTCTCTGAGATGTGGATCTTTGAACAGGGGACACCCAGAACCCTGCTGGCcacctggagacacacacacacacacacacacacacacacacacacacacacacacacacacacacacacacacacacacacacacagagtttggtGGTAACTTACTcagagtcagttaccatggtaacaGATGACGGCGTTTCCTCCTCTCAGGGTTAACACGCTCAGAGTTTTCACATCAGCTGCTCTCAGGAAAACCTCCTGAGAGTCTCACTGGACCAACACAGTTTAACCCCCGAGGATCAATAACAGATTTCTGATGGTGACTGCTGcacttcttttaaaatgtttcacctgtattgattttatgtttcatgattttatgattttatttttaataattgtcttaaactgtttttaagtgTCCTTTTATGCTAAATTGCCTCACTggactgtttttattgtgaagcactttgagctgcatttcttgtataaaagtttataatcattattattataactattgttattaatattattattattaatcacaCAACTTTAGTTAAATATTCCCTCCTGTTAGGTGTGACTGTAGATTTTAGTAGATTCTGGGCCCTGCTGACCCTCCAGAGTCAAACATCGAGCGCACTGGATCGTCTGAAGCTGCAGTTTCTCTCTCAGACATGGATGGAGGTTTTTAGactgaaacacactgaaaccAACGGCTgaaggaaaatgagaaaaatcacAGTTTGGCTTCACAGTTTGGGAAAAGGTCAAACTaatgagctgaaaatgtttcacagaGCAGCCTCAAGTCTGCGGAGCTCGGGTACCTGGACCATCTTGGTGTGGAGTCCTTGTCCCATCTCCGTCCCCCCGTGGGTCAGCAGGACAGAGCCGTCGGTGTAGATATGAACCAGAGCTCCAGCCTGAGGACACAGACGGgatgtcacaaaaaaatgtttctaaaaccTTCAGCCGTGGACGGTGTGAGTGCTGCCGGGTCAGACCTGGTTGAGGAAGACGGCGGTGAAGCTGATGCCGAACTTGGTGGGGATGATGGCGAGGCCTCGTTTGGTCCACCTGTTCTGTCTGACAgggacaaacaaacagaggtgGAGCTTCAGGTCTTCAGCCGCAGCTGTTTTCACCGCTCAAAAACTCTGCAACGTCTCAGAAACTACCTGTTGTAGAGGTCGACGGCGGCGCGGCGCTGCTGGTATACAGAGCGGGACAGACACTCGTCCCAGCAGCGGTCCAGGGTGAACTGACCCAGGACCTGGTTGTAGGGCGTCGACTCTGCTTCCATGTACAGGTTCAACCGGCGGACCTGCAGAGGATGGAGTCTCGGATTTGATGCTGCTCAACCACCAGAGTTCAGCTGTTCACGACCTCTGACCTACGTACCTCCTCTGCCGGCCTCCCGACGCTCTGAGCCACGTCCGCCATCCAGCTCTCAGCCACCATCATGCCCTGAGGCCCCCCGAAGCCTCGGAACGCCGTGTTGGACGGCAGGTTGGTGCGGCACAGGAAACCGCGGCCGCGCACGTTCGCCACGCTGTACGAGTTCTCCATGTGGAACAGAGCGCGCTCCATGACCTTCAACGGACGTACATACAGGGAAACATCAGAACGCCATCAGAACACCATCAGCACACCATCAGCCGCAGAACAACGTCTGACAGCACTCACCGACAGAGAGAGGTCCAACGAGTTCCCCACGTTACTGTAGTATGACACGTCCAACGCCACGACCTTACCGCTGCTCAGAAAGCCCACCTAGAGATcggaaaaagaagaggaagaggaagaagaggaggaagaggaagaagaagtgATTAGTAATAACTGCTGTAACTAATCAGTCGTGGGGGGTAAAGCATCGTGCTGAACGTCCCAGCAGAGGGTGTCCTCCTACTTTGTATTTCCCATAGAAGGGGTGTCGTCCTCCAGTGACCAACATGTCCTCATCTCTGTCCAACATGCACCTCACAGGTCTCTTCAGCCTgccacaataaaacacaaaaccttACATTAGCCTTACATtctgatttcaaaataagagacTAAAAAGGATCATCAGACGTACTTGTTTGCAGCCACAGCGAGCACAGTGGACAGAACGGTAGACCGGCTCTCCTTCCCCCCGAAGCCGCCACCCATCCTCTTCACACGGACCACCACCCTGTTGGCGGGGACGCCCAATGCCTTCGCCACCAGAGACTGACACCGACAGAGATGCAGACCGTCATTCAACAACACGTTCACCTTGCTATTAATCTAACGTCTGAATTACAACTTCAGCCGATTGTATtctcaaataaatatattctaCAGTTTGTGTTAGAGTACAGCTACCTGTGTGTTATAGTGCAGTTACCTGTGTGTTAGAGTGCAGTTACCTGTGTGTTAGAATAAAGTTACCTATGTGTCAGAATACAGTTACCTGTGTGTTAAAGTGCAGTTACCTGTGTGTCAGAGTACAGTTACCTGTGTGTTAGAGTGCAGTTACCTGTGTTTTGGAGGCGGACTGGGTAGAAACAAACAGCTCCATCTCTCCGTCTTCTCCTCGGGGGACAGCCAGCGTCACATTTGTCTCCAGGTAGAAATGTTCCTGACCACCGATGTGCATCTCACCTGGAGGATAATCAGTCGATAACTGAGAATTATCATCAATAATCAATACCTGATCAGCTGGAGTCAGGGTGCGGTCCTACCCTCCAGGATATGGTCGGCCTGTTTAAAGCCCGCCTCCAGGTCTCCGCTCTGGATggttctgattggctgatagAAGGACTGGGCGGCAATGGCTTCCTGTCAAACGAACCaatacattcattttcacagcagagtcgatttgaacattttaatgactCACTTCTCAACCTGTCTAGGTGTGTCTGGTCTCACCTGGATGGTCACGAGCGGGGGCAGCTCTTCGTACTCGATCTTGACAGCTCTGGCGGCTCTCTGAGCGTGCAGTTGCGTGTCGGCAACCACGGCGCCGATGATGTGACCCACACACGTCACCTACAGAACAGATGAAACGTCATCACCTGTCGAGACACCTGGAGTAGTCTGATTGCTCCAAATAACGAAAACATACCTGGCCGTCGGCGAGGACGGTCTCGTCGTACTGGACAGGTCCAGTGGCATTACTGCCAGGGAGGTCGGTGGCAAACACACAACCGACAACTCCAGGTAAACGCTCCGCCTCTGAGGAATCTAtagagctgaaacacacacacctgagtcACACACCTGagtcacaccacacacacactgagtcacactacacaggtgtgtgtgtgtgtgtgtgtgtgtgtgtgtctcttacAGGATGCGGGCGTGTGCTTTGCTGCTGGTGACGAGCGATAGGTAGAGCTCATTTTCGTATCGCGGGATGTCGTCGCAATAAACGGCCTCTCCCGTCGCCTGCTTCAGAGCGGACAGGTGCATCATGGGACAGCCCACAACATCATCCTGGCCCCGCCCCTCGGGCACCACCTGGAGGACAGGTAAGATGGTgtgaatgtatttgttttattgattttgttgatTGGAGCAGGTTTAAGTCACACTGAATATGAAGCATTCACACAGACTCATCAGATTTCAGCATGAAGTCGTTCAGCGTCTCTGTGTAGTAAATGACTGTGTGAAATCACACCTGGACACTGAACACCTCACCTGTCCAAacattctcattattattatcactgttattattattattattattattattactattattattattattttttttttttttaattatttttattattgtccaTGAACGCTTAAAGATTTCGTGTGACTGCTTCGTGGTGTTTGTGAACCTGGTAGATCTGAATGCTGGACGGAGTCTCTGCACGGTAAATCTGTGTGGCGCTGAGACAGTCTGTCCCCACCACGTCCACGTCCACACCCTGACAGAGACGAGACAAAAAAGTTCAGTGTATTACAAAATATTAGATATAAATTCTtattgaataaatataaaatgagttTCTGAccttatttttaatgatatattaataaaattaaaaaacataaaatctgaatgtatatttaataaataaaggaGCAGTTTCAGACCTGCTCTCTGATGATATATGacatgattataaaaaaaaatcaaataaaaatgtacattgaGTAAATACAGACGACACAGACGTGTTCACACCTGCTGTCTGAGATTGGTCAGCGTCGTCAGGTAGAACTTGTAGAAGAGGCTCAGGGCCAAAGTCCGCCGGTACGTCACCATGCCACCCGGCGCAGAAGGGTCGAGGGTCATCTCTTTGGCCAATGAGGAGCAGGCCTCCTTCAGAAGCTCCTCCCCCCAGCGCCTGATGACATTACACAGTTACATCATCAGACACATGTCCAAAACGTCCTCAGAGTCTCACTGTCTGTCCATTACCTTCCCAGCAGCCTGTGCGCCGTCTTCTTCGCCAGCACCGTGGTGGCCGCCATACCGCCGTAGCTCAGCCTCAAGTCCTGAACAATGGCAGTGCCCGGAGCAAAGGTGACGCTCATTGCCGCCGTGACGATGCTGATGTCATCCTCCCGACGAGGAGACTGTTTGAAAGCGGAGACGAACTGAGActaaagagggagaaaaaaaaccacatcgCCGTGAAGGTCAGACCACAATCAGTCCTGACCCTGACTGAGAGAGGCTGCTAGGTGACAGAGGTGGCTGGTTGCTGGGTAACAGTTGCTAAGTGACACAGGTAGTTGCAGGCGCAATGGTGGATCTACCTTCTTGCTGTAGGGGATCTGGATGGACATCAGGACCTCCTGTGGGTGCAGAGTCGTCTTCCTGTAACCCGTGAAGAAATCGTCGTCCATCCGAACCACTCGAGTCCcgtctgacacacacagagcagggtcagaggtcaaaggtcagacaaagcgcagggtcagaggtcaaaggtaaGCCAAAGcgcagggtcagaggtcaaaggtcaggtcaGAGGTTTTTACCTTTGTCCCTCAGTGTGAGTTTACAGTCGGCCGCCATAAAAACAGGGTTCAGGTCTGAGATGGGACTCGCCGTCATGATGTTTCCACCAAttgcctgaaaacacaaaaacacaacaacagataATGTATAAAAcgttatatattatatatataatgtgtgaaatattacatattatatataatgtatgactcaataaatattatatataatgtatgaaatattacatatataaataatgtatgaaatataaaatgatgataTATCAAATGTTACACAACAGAGTTGTGAAATATTGTCTAAGGTGATTTATATCAGAGCAGAGTATAAATATCAGCAGTCAGTGATTTCTTCACACATCTGAACagatctgtgttttttttcattcacacgCACACTTTTCCCACTGCTCCACTTTACTGAACGCTGTTCACACTGCTCCACTTTACTGAACActgactctgtgtttgtgtgttttactgtgtataagtactgcagtgtgtttgtacTCGTCATCAGATGTTTTTCGCTGAAGTACTTTGCTCCCCCTGAACTACCCACCACCGACTCCGTGTGAACGTGATCATTAAATCTCAGGCTCACAGAGAATAAAAAGCGCGACTCACCGCCACGTTGCGTATCTGCGTTCCAGCAAACCAGCGCAGCTGTTCCAGAACGGCGAGGAAGACTTGGGTCTGATGAGGAGAAGAGTCTCCACCGCCTGTTTAAGCACCGTCCCCACATTGCTGAGTGTGCACGCCGCGCCGAACGACACGCCTGAACACACGCAGCAAGACGTGTTCACAGGCACCCGACATCAATATTAGTACACAGTAATATGGGCAGTCGTTGAAGTATTAGTACACAGTAGAGTGAGTGTAAGTACTGTACCGTCCTCAGTGTACGTCACTGAGTTCAGTTCAGGGATGAAGGTCGGCGCGAGGATCAGCGGGTACAGCATGTTCTTAAACTTCACCTCAatacctgaacacacacacacacacacacacacacacacacacacacacacacagtgagggaACGTGTGAACATATATGAACATATATGAACATACATGAACATATATGAACATATGTCTGTGTTTTGAGAGACAGACTGACCCACTTCAGTGTTCCCCACCACCACCCGGGCGTCCGGATGTTCCCATTTCAGACGCAGAAACTCATCCAGACTGGCGGGCTGCAGCCACGTCACTCtgtcaccatggaaacacaGCGAGGACCTCTGACATTTAGTGAGGGACTACATGGATGAAGGAAAGACAACAATTGTCCTGATGACGTCCTGCTTTATGTTGGACGGCTGAACGGTCTTTGATGTCCTAACTTTGGGATTTAAACCCGCTGTCACGTGTTGtgagttgatgttttgtttgtttgtttatttgtttaccaCGAGTTCGGGAGGGAAGATGGTTTCCTGTGTGGGGTCAAAGGGCGCGAAGTCAGCAGCGTTAAATAAAGACGTTGATTcctgcacagaaacacagttttaagTCAGAAACATTCACACGCTCACTGCTTCAAACAACAAGAAGTAAAAACTGACTCACGTCTTCCTCAGAGCTTTCCTTAGCTCCGCCTCCGTTGGTCAAACAGCAGCCGTTGTCCCGCCCCCGTCCCCCGCAACACCCGCCCTCCtggagaaaacactgaattatgTCAGCATCACATCAGAGACAaaacatcgcttttcttgtggtGCGTTCAGAAACCTTCtataaatatttaaccctttgactgCTGAGCAAACTGCCAACACttgtaaaaatatattccaTAAACTGCtataaatatttagatttagatcattaatttaaaaaagagcaaggggaaaaaaaattctcataaTTGCACATTTGAAAATATGTCAGAATTCGCTGGTGCATCATGGgtttgctttctctctttctggaTCACAAAGACTGAGttattttgtcctctttttaCTTCCATAACTAACAAAGCAGCAAGACTATTTGTAATCAGGTTTTGcagacatttgtaaaaacaaataaattaaaaagaaaagaaaaattagctaataaataaataataataataatgtatttattttttatatattaataattattattattaattattaatattaatggcGTTTTCTGTAAcgattataatataaaaattttataaattaaaatgtcattttgtggacattttccctattttggggataattttctaattatctcccccctcttttttaaaacccgtttttaggtcattttcttgtcttgttactactaatttttttataatttgtgggacatttcttgcaaagtcaCTCAGGTGGGTCAAAAAGCCTTTAAAGGtgtaacactgtgtgtgttattgtgtgtttccAGGTGAACGCGTGACCGTCTCACCACAGTGAAAGTCTTGTATCCCTCCAGGATTGGTCTGTATCCGGTGCAACGACACAGATttcctgaaaaataataattctcttagtttttctgtaatatttaaCACAAGTATTTCATAATGaatttcatgtgtgtttgtttgtttttgggtgtttgtgtttgtttgtttttttgggtgtttgtttgttttttgggtgtttgtttgtttgtttgttttttgggtgtttgtgtttgtttgtttttttgggtgtttgtttttttttggtgtgtttgttttttgggtgtttgttttttgggtgtttgtttttgggtgtttgttttttttttgggtgtttgttttttttttggggtgtttgttttttgggtgtttgtgtttgttttttgggtgtttgtttgtttgttttttgggtgtttttttttgggtgtttgtttgtttttgggtttgtttgttttttgggtgtttgtttgtttttgggtgtttggttttttttgggtgtttgtttttttttgggtgtttgttttttcgggtgtttgtttttttgggtgtttgtttgttttttgggtgtttgtgTCCCTGTTCGATACACTGTGGATAACAGAGCTGACGGCACCTTGAAAGGCCTCCTCCACGTGGGCCATGGTGGGCGCGGGGTTGTTCCTCAGCAGAGCGTACATGGACATGACGATCCCCGGAGTGCAGAACCCACACTGAGAACCGTGAGCTCGCGCGATTCGCTCCTGAACACGAGAAACATCAAACACATTTGaccaatgaaaacacacagaggactcTGACCAATCAGCTGCTGAGGTCACAGATGTGACACGTCAAACACAGGAGACAGAATTGTCTCTGCAAGGACACCTAGGAGACAGAATTGTCTCTACTGTATCAAAAATCTAAGAAGAGACACTGAAGTTTATGTGAACAGGATGCAGTTTTACCTGGACAGGATGTAGTTTTACCTGGACAGGATGTAGCTTTACCTGGACAGGATGTAGCTTTCTTGCCACGCTGCCGATGCCCTCCACGGTCGTCACGGCGACCAGGTGCAGTGAGCAGAGCGGGGCGAGGCAAGCGTTGACGGCGTGATGACTGAACGTTAAGTTGaagacagtttgtgtttttatgagcCGTGAAATCAGCAATGAGAGAGAGGAGCACATGAcctgcagctgacacacacacacacacacacacacacacacacacacactgtaacacacactgtaacacacacacacacacacacacacactctctctggtTGAAGGATACAGCAGCTGctgggtgtgtgtttggtatCTGGACAGCATGACGGTGCAGGCTCCACATCCGCCCTCAGCACAGCCCAGTTTGGTTCCAGTTAAAcccactaaacacacacacagacacacagacacagacacagacacacagacacacacacacacacacacacacacacacacacacacacacacagtgaactcGTGGATGCGTGGCGGTCTTCAGAGTCGAGTCTCTCAGAGACATTTAACCTCCAAATGTTTCAAACTGAACTTCAGTCGATGAAAAATCAACATTCAGAGTCTCAAACGATTCTTctgagaggtgtgtgtgtgactctgtgtgtgtgtgtgtgtgtgtgtgtgtgactgtgtgtgtgtgtgtgactctgtgtgtgtgtgtgttactgtgtgtgtgtgtgttactgtgtgtgtgtgtgactctgtgtgtgtgtgtgttactgtgtgtgtgtgtgttactgtgtgtgtgtgactctgtgtgtgtgtgtgtgtgtgtgtgtgtgtgtgttactgtgtgtgtgtgtgtgtgtgtgttactgtgtgtgtgtgttactgtgtgtgtgtgttactgtgtgttactgtgtgtgtgtgtgttactctgtgtgtgtgtgtgtgtgtgtgtgtgtgtgtgtgactgtgtgtgtgtgtgtgtgtgtgtgttactctgtgtgtgtgactctgtgtgtgtgtgtgtgtgagtgtgtgtgtgttcctgtgtgtgtgtgttactctgtgtgtgtgtgtgtgtgtgtgtgtgtgtgtgtgtgtgtgactgcgtgtgtgtgtgtgtgtgtgtgtgttactctgtatgtgtgtgtgtgtgtcgtacgTGTCCTCCTCAGGTAGGTCAGCAGGGTCGTCTCCGGGTCGACGTTTTTCTCGACGATCTGCAGGagagattttcaaaataaaacattaaattctcTGTTTGAGTTTCACTGTATTCATAAAAGaacaaactaaaacttttttgaTTAAACTTTTCCAGAGTCTGCGGCTCGTTTTCTTCTGAAGAGAAACAAGTTTGACTTTTCGATTTTGAATCCGATCGTCTGATCGATGCACGAAAATCTGCTTCTGTTGGTTTTTCTTCTGACCTGCGGATTAAATCCTCCGTCTCGTTTCTGTTAGTTTCAGACGGCAGCGACACAGAAACACGATTAAATTCGATATTCGGTTTTATCAGAGACGCTGATAATAACGTCTCAGTTTGTCCCTTTGAGTCCGCAGGAGACGGACTTgtcttttaacaaaaacaggggAGGAAGCAAAGAGTTACggaggaagaaatgacccaaacttTTACGAGGAAATTggtcaaaagtaaaagaaaaagaaaatgattctGTGACAGAACTTTAAATATGCGTCATGAATAGAAATGTAGATTTTTTCTGCCTGTCCCGAGACATTTTCGGTTCTGTTTctttaatataatttctttaCTCTACATATTTCTTGTAAATTATGGAACAGAAATCCCAGCTGTGCGCTCAgaggtcaaagggttaaattcagAGATAACAGATCAAATCATGACagaactgcatttaaaaatcagctgattttaattcaaacagttttttacctttttcccGTTGACGAAGAAGACGAGCTCATCGGACCCGGACCTGGACCCGGGCCGGGTCTCGGTATCGGCTGTGATCCTGCTCATGTCCCTGTTGtctcctgtcctctgtgtcctctggtTGTCTGTGTGAACTGATCCGGAGCGTCTCCGCTCAGGGGAGGACCCTGCGCTCAGGGGTGTGTCCTTCAGGGACCTGCTGTCTCACACGGaccccctgcccccccccccgaaaacaacaaaaaacaccacgAGCCAAAAACAGGACCGAGTCTGCGTCCAGGAGTCCTCAGGAGACACCAGGGGACATCAGTCACATGACACAAACACTGCTCAGGAGTCTCAGGATGGGCCGTGTGTTTGGGAAAAGACGAGATGTGATTGGATCAGACTCAggaggtgacctttgacctcagatAACACTCGCTGGTTCAGGCTAATTATTCACAGCTCGGCTCAGAccttgaggtcaaaggtcagagccgaggtcaaaaataaaaaacacgacgagacagtaaaataaaaacacgatgagacagtaaaataaaaaaacacgatgagacagtaaaataaaaacacgacgagacagtaaaataaaaacacgacgagacagtaaaataaaaacacgatgagacagtaaaataaaaacacgagCTGCGTGATGAGTCTCTGCTCCGAATGAGACTCACATTCTTTGCTTTAGCGATGGATCGTCCATCGTCCATCACGAGACACTGAGGACAATCAATTTGATCCGTcctcagagactcagagacaAACTGAACACACTTGGACACAAACTGAAGACACTCAGAGACAAACTGAAGACACTTGGAGACAAACTGCAGATACTTGGAGAGAAAGTGAAGACACGGAGACAAACTGAGGACAGGACAGTCGGTTGCGTTTAGGGGTGAGAGTGAGAGACGGTCAGAGCGTCTGATGGAGTTCAGTCAGTTATTAACTTCGGACTCAAAGTCCAAACGTTCACACGTCTGTCAGAGAACTGCAGTGGGAGGTTATGAGGACTTATGACGCCACACGGACTCTGATCAAAGCGGGAAAACGATCAAACTTCACTGAACAGCAACGAAACGCCGGCGAACAcgaaagacagacaggaagtcagcaTCGCGCTGGTTCCCTCGACAGAAACCTTGTGGGAATTTGGGTTATCACCAAACACTAACACAACTACATACACCGTAAAAACACGTAAAAACATGGACCGCCCATAAAGCTGCTGTCCTTGTTGTCCATAAAGcatttgtcctctgtgtcctcaaTGTTGTTTGGACCAAATGTCTGTCCACAGAGCGGGGACCGGTTGTGTgacagctcctcctgctgctaATTCTACATAACAACAAATGAAAACGTCGTCAGTCCACAGAGGAGGACATGTCCCTGACTCGAGTGTCTCGGGTGGTTCTAGGCGGTGTCCAGCAGGTGGAAGCCTCCGTTCTCCTCCCTCAGTCTGTCCCTCTTGCGGGCCTGAACCAGACTGTAGACCACAGCTCCCAGCGTGTTCCTGTTCAGACCGAAGCCCCCCCCCGCCGCGCTCCGTCCAGCCAGACATGTCCCCCTGGACTGACGTCTCGGCCTGACCGCTCACGAAGTACGTCCGGACCTGACGGCA from Plectropomus leopardus isolate mb chromosome 24, YSFRI_Pleo_2.0, whole genome shotgun sequence encodes the following:
- the LOC121962722 gene encoding LOW QUALITY PROTEIN: xanthine dehydrogenase/oxidase-like (The sequence of the model RefSeq protein was modified relative to this genomic sequence to represent the inferred CDS: inserted 1 base in 1 codon) codes for the protein MSRITADTETRPGSRSGSDELVFFVNGKKIVEKNVDPETTLLTYLRRTLGLTGTKLGCAEGGCGACTVMLSRYQTHTQQLLHHAVNACLAPLCSLHLVAVTTVEGIGSVARKLHPVQERIARAHGSQCGFCTPGIVMSMYALLRNNPAPTMAHVEEAFQGNLCRCTGYRPILEGYKTFTVEGGCCGGRGRDNGCCLTNGGGAKESSEEDESTSLFNAADFAPFDPTQETIFPPELVSLTKCQRSSLCFHGDRVTWLQPASLDEFLRLKWEHPDARVVVGNTEVGIEVKFKNMLYPLILAPTFIPELNSVTYTEDGVSFGAACTLSNVGTVLKQAVETLXPHQTQVFLAVLEQLRWFAGTQIRNVAAIGGNIMTASPISDLNPVFMAADCKLTLRDKDGTRVVRMDDDFFTGYRKTTLHPQEVLMSIQIPYSKKSQFVSAFKQSPRREDDISIVTAAMSVTFAPGTAIVQDLRLSYGGMAATTVLAKKTAHRLLGRRWGEELLKEACSSLAKEMTLDPSAPGGMVTYRRTLALSLFYKFYLTTLTNLRQQGVDVDVVGTDCLSATQIYRAETPSSIQIYQVVPEGRGQDDVVGCPMMHLSALKQATGEAVYCDDIPRYENELYLSLVTSSKAHARILSIDSSEAERLPGVVGCVFATDLPGSNATGPVQYDETVLADGQVTCVGHIIGAVVADTQLHAQRAARAVKIEYEELPPLVTIQEAIAAQSFYQPIRTIQSGDLEAGFKQADHILEGEMHIGGQEHFYLETNVTLAVPRGEDGEMELFVSTQSASKTQSLVAKALGVPANRVVVRVKRMGGGFGGKESRSTVLSTVLAVAANKLKRPVRCMLDRDEDMLVTGGRHPFYGKYKVGFLSSGKVVALDVSYYSNVGNSLDLSLSVMERALFHMENSYSVANVRGRGFLCRTNLPSNTAFRGFGGPQGMMVAESWMADVAQSVGRPAEEVRRLNLYMEAESTPYNQVLGQFTLDRCWDECLSRSVYQQRRAAVDLYNRQNRWTKRGLAIIPTKFGISFTAVFLNQAGALVHIYTDGSVLLTHGGTEMGQGLHTKMVQVASRVLGVPCSKIHISETSTSTVPNTSPTAASASSDLNGAAVQNACEVLANRLQPYRIKNPKGSWEDWVKAAYLDRVNLSANGFYRTPDLGYDFESNSGRAFHYFSYGVACSEVEIDCLTGAHQNLSTTIVMDVGCSLNPAIDIGQVEGAFMQGLGLFTLEELHYSPQGVLLTRGPGSYKIPAFGDIPAKLTVSLLRDAPNDKAIFASKAVGEPPLFLASSVFFAIKDAIVAARAESGVSGPFRLDSPASAERIRNACTDQFTKLCPPAEPGTFTPWSVQV